The following coding sequences are from one Streptomyces sp. NBC_01294 window:
- a CDS encoding SigE family RNA polymerase sigma factor, protein MRQGRRDGFREFAEGRSGHLYRSACLLASGDTHLAEDLVQETLGRMYLLWGRISRIDNPAAYAQTVLVRAFLTHQRRRSAGERPVGEFPDAGAAAAGGADPALRLTLLEALGRLAPKDRAVLVLRYWEDRSVEETADAMNVSSAAVRTRTSRALARLREQLGGSLAAFAEL, encoded by the coding sequence ATGCGGCAGGGTCGCAGAGACGGGTTCCGCGAGTTCGCGGAAGGCCGGTCGGGTCATCTGTACCGGTCGGCCTGTCTGCTGGCGAGCGGGGACACCCACCTCGCGGAGGACCTGGTGCAGGAGACCCTGGGCCGGATGTACCTGCTCTGGGGGCGGATCTCCCGTATCGACAATCCGGCGGCGTACGCGCAGACGGTGCTGGTACGGGCCTTCCTCACGCACCAGCGCCGCCGGTCGGCGGGGGAGCGGCCGGTCGGGGAGTTCCCCGACGCGGGTGCGGCGGCGGCCGGCGGCGCGGACCCGGCGCTGCGGCTGACGCTGCTGGAGGCGCTGGGACGGCTGGCGCCCAAGGACCGGGCGGTCCTGGTGCTGCGCTACTGGGAGGACCGCAGCGTCGAGGAGACCGCCGACGCCATGAACGTCAGCTCCGCGGCGGTCCGTACCCGGACCTCGCGGGCGCTCGCCCGGCTGCGTGAGCAGCTCGGCGGCAGCCTCGCCGCCTTCGCGGAGCTCTGA
- a CDS encoding GNAT family N-acetyltransferase, producing the protein MNGQAAQQDIPSAAGDPAGDSADTGTGAGAGTGVGVGAVVVRAAGEADVETAAALFRGYLDFYEVDVQDPDAPRAFLAERIAKDESLVLLGDVPELGTVGFAQVYRGFSSLSLRPAWVLNDLYVAPSGRRTGAGRALLREVLRRAREAGVSGVQLETAYDNTVAQGLYEAEGFVREEFHVYFHDLGRGTPGQE; encoded by the coding sequence ATGAACGGTCAGGCAGCACAGCAGGACATCCCGTCCGCGGCGGGCGACCCCGCGGGCGACTCCGCGGACACCGGCACGGGCGCCGGCGCCGGCACGGGCGTGGGCGTCGGCGCGGTCGTGGTCCGCGCGGCCGGGGAGGCGGACGTCGAGACGGCGGCCGCGCTGTTCCGCGGATACCTCGACTTCTACGAGGTGGACGTCCAAGACCCCGACGCCCCGCGGGCCTTCCTGGCGGAGCGCATCGCGAAGGACGAGTCCCTCGTCCTGCTCGGCGACGTCCCGGAGCTCGGCACGGTCGGCTTCGCGCAGGTCTACCGCGGCTTCTCCTCGCTCTCCCTGCGGCCCGCCTGGGTCCTCAACGACCTGTACGTCGCCCCGTCCGGCCGCCGCACCGGCGCCGGCCGGGCGCTGCTGCGCGAAGTGCTGCGCCGGGCCCGCGAGGCCGGAGTGTCGGGCGTGCAGCTGGAGACCGCGTACGACAACACCGTCGCGCAGGGGCTGTACGAGGCGGAGGGCTTCGTCCGCGAGGAGTTCCACGTGTACTTCCACGACCTGGGTCGAGGAACTCCCGGCCAGGAATGA
- a CDS encoding serine hydrolase domain-containing protein, translating into MTTRGRGAAAAMLAVGLVLGPVGAGYAGDGPAPAPPAQPAPGVTVPVPAPVPAPVPAPTPASGEFAQLTPAVARQLDEAVREVMAEAKVPGVIVSVSAPGKGAYVRSFGIADKATGAPMAPNLNMRIGSVTKTFTVTALLRLVDEGRIGLDDPIGKYVEGVPNGDRITLRELAGMRSGLFNYSADEGFFKALTSDPYRSFTPQELLAYSFKHPVLFEPGAEFSYCNTNLILLGLVVEKVSGDPLADYIAREVVKPAGLEHTLFPVGAEFPSPHAHGYTNQTASGKTEDATDWNPSWGWAAGAMISDLSDLRSWARTLATGTLLTPATQAERLKVVPALPGAGYGLGIFNVQGWIGHNGSLPGYGSLTVYLPEPQATMVVLLNTDIAYQGNEPSTLFGKAITEIVSPGHVFSLPAQPGQ; encoded by the coding sequence ATGACGACACGTGGGCGCGGCGCGGCCGCGGCGATGCTCGCCGTGGGCCTGGTCCTGGGGCCCGTGGGCGCGGGGTACGCGGGGGACGGGCCGGCGCCCGCACCGCCCGCGCAGCCCGCACCGGGCGTGACCGTCCCCGTTCCGGCACCCGTTCCCGCGCCCGTTCCGGCCCCGACCCCCGCCTCCGGGGAGTTCGCGCAGCTGACGCCCGCCGTGGCGCGGCAGTTGGACGAAGCCGTGCGCGAGGTGATGGCCGAGGCGAAGGTGCCCGGGGTGATCGTGTCCGTCTCGGCGCCCGGCAAGGGCGCGTACGTACGGTCCTTCGGGATCGCCGACAAGGCCACGGGCGCGCCGATGGCCCCGAACCTGAACATGCGGATCGGCAGCGTGACGAAGACCTTCACCGTGACCGCGCTGCTCCGGCTGGTGGACGAGGGGAGGATCGGGCTGGACGACCCGATCGGAAAGTACGTCGAGGGCGTGCCGAACGGCGACCGGATCACCTTGCGCGAGCTGGCCGGGATGCGGAGCGGTCTGTTCAACTACTCCGCCGACGAAGGGTTCTTCAAGGCGCTGACGAGCGATCCGTACCGGTCCTTCACCCCGCAGGAGCTGCTCGCGTACTCCTTCAAGCACCCGGTGCTGTTCGAGCCGGGCGCGGAATTCTCCTACTGCAACACCAACCTGATCCTGCTCGGGCTGGTGGTCGAGAAGGTCAGCGGAGACCCCCTCGCCGACTACATCGCCCGGGAAGTCGTCAAACCGGCCGGACTGGAGCACACGCTGTTCCCCGTCGGCGCGGAGTTCCCGAGTCCGCACGCCCACGGGTACACGAACCAGACGGCCTCCGGGAAGACCGAGGACGCCACCGACTGGAACCCCTCCTGGGGCTGGGCGGCCGGAGCGATGATCTCCGACCTCTCCGACCTGCGGTCCTGGGCCAGGACCCTTGCCACCGGCACCCTGCTGACCCCCGCCACCCAGGCCGAGCGGCTGAAGGTGGTCCCGGCCCTCCCGGGCGCGGGCTACGGGCTGGGCATCTTCAACGTCCAGGGCTGGATCGGGCACAACGGCTCCCTGCCGGGCTACGGGTCGCTGACCGTCTACCTGCCGGAGCCGCAGGCCACGATGGTCGTGCTGCTCAACACCGACATCGCCTACCAGGGCAACGAGCCCAGCACCCTCTTCGGCAAGGCGATCACCGAGATCGTGTCCCCCGGGCACGTCTTCTCGCTCCCCGCCCAGCCCGGACAGTGA
- a CDS encoding outer membrane protein assembly factor BamB family protein, whose product MTGRTSGAPPEPDEQWPGAAPTPPRVPPGFGPPPAAFDPQPGGRPGRRPSVVVAALVAVLLVIGGGVYLTVGDGLGTFTRDGGTAAGPSGSPSVDQGDGKGPGGGADTYDPNAGIRPGESRVWLRDNQTEVAGSGTSQYGPWRVGDVVVKAIANEFTAYAVADGQEKWKLPLPTAMCGVPPAPSANGKLVVGVKESASEKARCTGLQLIDLTTGKAGWKAAVTPENQYDTALEFEMAIAGDTVAVARSAVMSGFSVTDGRKLFGTWNANGCYPSAFAGGSRLVVIRHCPDPNDARASGRPMVQELDPATGSPKWSHKYDPDWTVGRMLSMDPLVIAAHHKDKKTWNVTAFAADGKVRSQHAPGFAVSGRCNGFGNASGFQECYAAAADADTLYIGAGKPGTSLGIEDTNQVVAVDLNTGKERWRTAEQPKGRTMWPLAVEGGRVVVYVTPGSGEAGAVVSLAPADGASQPVLHSPAASAGAEGVFYTHNVRIAWAGGRLFLLNGRVYSPDPRKASRAVLSFGK is encoded by the coding sequence ATGACCGGTCGTACATCCGGCGCACCGCCGGAACCCGATGAGCAGTGGCCCGGCGCCGCGCCCACGCCCCCACGGGTACCGCCCGGCTTCGGACCGCCGCCCGCGGCGTTCGATCCGCAACCCGGCGGCCGCCCCGGGCGCCGGCCGTCCGTGGTCGTCGCGGCGCTGGTGGCCGTCCTGCTCGTCATCGGCGGCGGCGTGTACCTCACGGTCGGCGACGGCCTCGGCACGTTCACGCGGGACGGCGGGACAGCGGCCGGACCCTCCGGTTCCCCCTCGGTCGACCAGGGCGACGGCAAGGGCCCCGGCGGGGGAGCCGACACCTACGACCCCAACGCCGGCATCAGGCCGGGTGAGTCCCGGGTCTGGCTGCGCGACAACCAGACCGAGGTCGCCGGCTCGGGAACCTCGCAGTACGGCCCGTGGCGGGTGGGCGACGTGGTGGTCAAGGCGATCGCCAACGAGTTCACCGCCTACGCGGTGGCCGACGGCCAGGAGAAGTGGAAGCTCCCGCTGCCGACCGCGATGTGCGGGGTTCCGCCGGCCCCGTCCGCGAACGGCAAGCTGGTCGTGGGCGTGAAGGAGAGCGCCTCGGAGAAGGCGCGCTGCACCGGTCTCCAGCTGATCGACCTGACCACCGGCAAGGCGGGGTGGAAGGCGGCGGTGACGCCGGAGAACCAGTACGACACCGCGCTGGAGTTCGAGATGGCGATCGCCGGTGACACCGTGGCCGTCGCACGGTCGGCCGTCATGAGCGGCTTCTCGGTCACCGACGGCAGGAAGCTCTTCGGGACCTGGAACGCGAACGGCTGCTACCCGAGCGCGTTCGCCGGGGGGTCCCGGCTGGTCGTCATCCGCCACTGCCCCGACCCGAACGACGCCCGCGCGTCCGGCCGGCCGATGGTCCAGGAGCTGGATCCGGCCACGGGCAGCCCCAAGTGGAGCCACAAGTACGACCCGGACTGGACCGTCGGCAGGATGCTCTCCATGGATCCGCTGGTGATCGCCGCGCACCACAAGGACAAGAAGACCTGGAACGTCACGGCGTTCGCCGCCGACGGCAAGGTGCGCTCGCAGCACGCCCCCGGCTTCGCGGTCAGCGGCCGGTGCAACGGCTTCGGCAACGCGAGCGGCTTCCAGGAGTGCTACGCCGCCGCGGCCGACGCCGACACCCTCTACATCGGCGCGGGCAAGCCCGGCACCAGCCTCGGCATCGAGGACACCAACCAGGTCGTCGCGGTGGACCTGAACACGGGCAAGGAGCGGTGGCGCACCGCCGAGCAGCCCAAGGGCCGCACGATGTGGCCGCTGGCGGTCGAGGGCGGCAGGGTGGTCGTGTACGTCACCCCCGGCAGCGGCGAGGCGGGGGCGGTGGTCTCCCTCGCACCGGCCGACGGCGCCTCGCAGCCCGTTCTGCACAGCCCGGCCGCCTCCGCCGGCGCCGAGGGCGTCTTCTACACGCACAACGTCCGCATCGCGTGGGCGGGCGGACGGCTGTTCCTGCTCAACGGCAGGGTCTACAGCCCGGATCCCAGGAAGGCGAGCCGCGCGGTCCTGTCCTTCGGCAAGTAG
- the eccD gene encoding type VII secretion integral membrane protein EccD, producing the protein MVSTATTSRAQLSRVTLVGERRRADIVLPSDTPIGQLLPDILHLLDDRAASRPMTRQLITSDGSVVPHDSTLAAAGIADGAVLRLVRTHSAPPAPVVHDVTDLVADDLDLQAWRWRPAARRGSAGVATVAFMVTAALLARREFALDALAGALTVVTLVLMAVGALVARIGQGNRGLATALLLASGGLGVLTAWTAADAHDWSGIVRLAAVSGSVVLTQVLLGYFSPLGRGGLIGAAATTLITVLWLAVAAVQDDPARLGAVMAVFSVVLLGMLPRLALMASGLTALDDRRSGGASVSRHEVGNALAATHRGLALATIATAVSAAAAGWLLTLAGKPSVWTVTLPVLVAVVLLSRARAFPLVAEVVALSTAAALLAVRLVMLWTEHDGGAGPLAVLGVAALLPLVVLAVQPPEHVQVRLRRTADLIESIGMVGLFPLAVGVFGMYGQLLNKF; encoded by the coding sequence GTGGTGAGCACAGCAACGACTTCCCGGGCGCAACTGAGCCGGGTGACCCTGGTCGGCGAGCGGCGCCGGGCCGACATCGTCCTACCCTCCGACACTCCGATCGGGCAGTTGCTCCCCGACATCCTGCATCTGCTCGACGACCGGGCCGCATCGCGCCCGATGACCCGTCAGCTGATCACGTCGGACGGCTCCGTGGTGCCGCACGACAGCACGCTCGCGGCGGCCGGCATAGCCGACGGCGCCGTCCTGCGGCTCGTCAGGACCCACTCCGCGCCGCCCGCCCCCGTGGTCCACGACGTCACCGACCTGGTGGCCGACGACCTCGACCTCCAGGCCTGGCGCTGGCGTCCCGCCGCCCGGCGGGGCAGCGCGGGAGTGGCGACCGTGGCCTTCATGGTGACCGCCGCACTGCTCGCCCGCCGCGAGTTCGCACTCGACGCCCTCGCCGGCGCCCTCACGGTCGTCACGCTCGTCCTGATGGCCGTCGGCGCGCTGGTCGCCCGGATCGGGCAGGGCAACCGCGGTCTGGCGACCGCCCTCCTGCTCGCCTCCGGCGGGCTGGGGGTCCTCACCGCGTGGACCGCCGCGGACGCCCACGACTGGTCGGGCATCGTGCGGCTCGCCGCCGTCTCGGGCTCGGTCGTCCTGACGCAGGTGCTGCTCGGCTACTTCTCGCCGCTCGGCCGCGGCGGGCTCATCGGCGCCGCCGCCACCACCCTGATCACCGTCCTGTGGCTGGCCGTTGCCGCCGTCCAGGACGATCCGGCGCGGCTTGGCGCGGTCATGGCCGTCTTCTCCGTGGTGCTGCTCGGCATGCTGCCGCGGCTCGCCCTGATGGCCTCGGGGCTCACCGCGCTCGACGACCGCCGCTCGGGCGGTGCCTCCGTCAGCCGCCACGAGGTCGGCAACGCCCTCGCGGCCACGCACCGCGGGCTCGCCCTCGCGACGATCGCCACCGCGGTCTCGGCGGCGGCCGCCGGCTGGCTGCTGACGCTCGCCGGGAAGCCCAGTGTGTGGACGGTGACGCTGCCGGTGCTCGTCGCCGTGGTGCTGCTGTCGAGGGCCCGGGCCTTCCCGCTGGTCGCCGAGGTCGTGGCGCTGTCCACCGCCGCGGCACTGCTCGCCGTACGCCTGGTGATGCTGTGGACCGAGCACGACGGTGGAGCCGGACCGCTCGCCGTCCTGGGCGTGGCGGCGCTGCTGCCGCTGGTCGTCCTCGCGGTCCAGCCGCCGGAGCACGTCCAGGTCCGGCTGCGGCGCACCGCCGACCTCATCGAATCGATCGGCATGGTGGGACTCTTCCCGCTCGCCGTCGGGGTGTTCGGCATGTACGGGCAGCTGCTCAACAAGTTCTGA